Proteins found in one Xenopus laevis strain J_2021 chromosome 1L, Xenopus_laevis_v10.1, whole genome shotgun sequence genomic segment:
- the rnf170.L gene encoding E3 ubiquitin-protein ligase RNF170 isoform X2, translating into MKAQSLKENDEQNIHPENQDRVRAVREQLQNEQETPAPPRPQFYSDMTCPVCLQQATFPVETNCGHLFCGSCIIAYWRYGTWLGAINCPICRQTVTLLFPLFGATDQEDAQNILQEATGYNRRFSGQPRSLMDRIMDLPTLLRHAFREMFSVGGLFWMFRIRIVLCLLGALLYLVSPLDIIPEALFGILGFLDDLFVLFLLLIYISIMYREVVTQRLYR; encoded by the exons GAATGATGAGCAAAACATACACCCAGAAAATCAAGACCGGGTCAGAGCTGTTCGCGAACAGTTACAAAACGAGCAA GAAACTCCTGCTCCACCTCGCCCTCAGTTCTACTCTGATATGACATGTCCAGTGTGTTTACAACAAGCTACATTTCCAGTAGAAACAAACTGTGGACATCTTTTCTGTG gctcATGTATTATTGCCTACTGGAGGTATGGTACGTGGCTTGGAGCAATCAACTGTCCTATTTGTCGTCAAACG GTGACATTATTATTTCCATTGTTTGGAGCAACAGACCAGGAAGATGCTCAAAATATACTTCAGGAAGCCACTGGTTACAATCGAAGGTTTTCAGGACAACCTCGCTCT CTCATGGACAGAATTATGGATTTGCCCACCTTGCTGCGCCATGCCTTCCGTGAAATGTTCTCAGTTGGTGGCCTGTTTTGGATGTTCCGGATTAGAATTGTCCTGTGTCTGCTTGGAGCCTTGCTCTACCTGGTTTCACCCTTGGACATTATTCCTGAGGCTCTTTTTGGTATTCTTGGATTTCTGGatgatttatttgtattatttttattactaatataCATCTCGATTATGTATCGAGAAGTGGTGACACAGAGGTTGTATAGGTAA